The Fusobacterium pseudoperiodonticum DNA window AAATGGTGATTGTATAACTATGGAAAAGATATTTGAATATGCAAGAAAAAATAATATTTCAGACATACATATAATTGAAGATGAAAGAATATATTTTAGAAAAGATGGAGAAATCGTAGCATATGAAGATAGTCAAAGCCTTAGTAGAGAAGATATCTTGAAAATCTGCTCAGGAAAATTTGAAGAAGATTTTGCTTACACTGACTCTAAAAATCAAAGATATAGAATAAATTCTTTTTTCACTAAAGGAAAGTTAGCTTTAGTTATAAGAGTAATTAATGATGAATCTATAAAGTTAAAAGGTGAATTTATCAATAAGGTTATTGATGAAAAAATTTTATCTTTAAAAGATGGTTTAGTCTTAATAAGTGGAATTACAGGAAGTGGTAAATCTACAACTCTTGCTAATATAATAGAAAAATTTAATGATAATAAAAGTATTAAAATCTTGATAATAGAAGATCCCATTGAATATATTTTTGAGAATAAAAAAGCTTTAATCATACAAAGAGAATTAGGAACAGATGTTGAAAGTTTTGAAAAAGCTTTAAAAAGTTCA harbors:
- a CDS encoding type IV pilus twitching motility protein PilT, with product MTMEKIFEYARKNNISDIHIIEDERIYFRKDGEIVAYEDSQSLSREDILKICSGKFEEDFAYTDSKNQRYRINSFFTKGKLALVIRVINDESIKLKGEFINKVIDEKILSLKDGLVLISGITGSGKSTTLANIIEKFNDNKSIKILIIEDPIEYIFENKKALIIQRELGTDVESFEKALKSSLRQDPDVIVLGEIRDEESLFSALKLAETGHLVFSTLHTMNAVESINRLISMTKSDKRDFVREQLASVLRFVFSQELYRDKKTKEVKVIFEILNNTKAVANLIANNKLNQIPSLIESGIENYMITKEKYFKKIEIESD